The Synergistaceae bacterium genome includes a window with the following:
- a CDS encoding KH domain-containing protein: MVNYKELVEFIVKHLVTQPESVGVEGSEGEGGNKILIRVAHEDVGRVIGKRGATINAIRLLAKAAAVKAGERVDVDI; this comes from the coding sequence ATGGTCAATTACAAAGAGCTTGTAGAGTTTATCGTCAAACACCTAGTAACGCAGCCTGAGTCAGTCGGCGTTGAAGGCAGTGAAGGCGAAGGCGGAAATAAAATCCTGATTCGGGTTGCCCATGAGGACGTGGGGCGAGTAATCGGGAAGAGGGGAGCAACGATCAACGCTATCCGGCTGTTGGCCAAAGCGGCAGCAGTCAAGGCCGGTGAAAGGGTTGATGTTGACATC